From the uncultured Trichococcus sp. genome, one window contains:
- the chvE gene encoding multiple monosaccharide ABC transporter substrate-binding protein translates to MKFNWKKSFLTAATLLSAVVLGACGDGEASTGDAGYVGIAMPTKSAERWIADGNNMVTELEKLGYKTDLQYGEDKVENQVAQIENMITKGVDLLVVASIDGSALTDVLEKAANEGIEVIAYDRLVMNSEHVDYYATFDNFGVGVLQASYIEDALNLSEGEGPYNVELFGGSPDDNNALINYNGVMSVFQQYIDSGQLVIPSEQTKFNQIATLRWDGSTAQARMDNLLSANYTDKTLDAVLSPYDPISLGIISSLKGVGYGSAEKPLPVITGQDGTQAGVKSIIAGEQTQTIFKDTRILAQNTIEMIEAIFNEEEVPVNDTETYDNGVKVVPTYLANPVSVDKENYQAELIDTDYYSEEDLGL, encoded by the coding sequence ATGAAATTCAATTGGAAGAAAAGTTTTCTTACAGCAGCAACGTTATTATCCGCAGTAGTGCTAGGTGCCTGCGGGGATGGCGAAGCATCTACAGGGGATGCCGGCTATGTAGGGATCGCGATGCCGACTAAGTCAGCCGAGAGATGGATTGCGGACGGCAACAACATGGTCACCGAGTTGGAGAAACTGGGCTATAAGACGGACCTTCAATACGGCGAGGACAAAGTGGAAAACCAAGTGGCCCAAATCGAGAACATGATCACAAAAGGCGTGGATCTTTTGGTAGTCGCTTCAATCGACGGATCCGCTTTGACGGACGTACTTGAAAAAGCGGCCAATGAGGGCATCGAAGTCATCGCTTACGATCGTCTGGTGATGAATTCCGAACACGTAGACTACTATGCAACTTTCGATAATTTCGGAGTGGGCGTGCTGCAGGCTTCCTACATCGAAGATGCGTTGAATTTGAGTGAAGGCGAAGGCCCGTACAATGTCGAACTGTTCGGTGGCTCACCTGATGACAACAACGCCTTGATCAATTACAACGGCGTGATGTCCGTTTTCCAACAATACATCGACAGCGGCCAATTGGTCATCCCTTCCGAGCAAACCAAATTCAACCAAATCGCAACCTTGCGTTGGGACGGTTCGACTGCACAAGCGCGGATGGACAACTTGTTGAGCGCAAACTACACGGATAAAACCTTGGATGCGGTCTTGTCTCCTTACGATCCGATCAGCTTGGGGATCATTTCTTCCTTGAAAGGCGTCGGTTACGGATCGGCAGAAAAACCATTGCCGGTCATCACAGGTCAAGATGGAACGCAAGCAGGCGTAAAATCGATCATTGCTGGCGAACAGACACAAACGATCTTCAAGGATACGCGTATTTTGGCTCAAAACACAATCGAGATGATCGAAGCAATCTTCAACGAGGAAGAAGTGCCTGTAAACGACACAGAAACATATGACAACGGCGTGAAAGTCGTACCGACTTACTTGGCTAATCCTGTTTCAGTGGACAAAGAAAATTACCAGGCAGAGTTGATCGATACAGACTACTATTCTGAAGAAGATTTAGGCCTATAA
- the mmsA gene encoding multiple monosaccharide ABC transporter ATP-binding protein: protein MADYILEMRNIVKEFSGIRALSDVNLKIERGEIHALCGENGAGKSTLMNVLSGLYPYGSYEGDIVYNGETCKFKDLKDSENKGIVIIHQELALSPYLSVSENIFLGNEQAKHGIIDWDLTEKKTTNLLKTVGLKVNPNTLVSQIGVGQQQLVEIAKAFSKSVRLLILDEPTAALNEEESANLLELIKEFRRQGITSIIISHKLNEIVNVADRITILRDGKTIETLEKEAINEERIIRGMVGRDLTNRYPERHPNLGDVYFEVKDWTVHHPIDAHRVMNDKINFNIRKGEIVGIAGLMGAGRTEFAMSVFGHSYGSNISGKVFKEGQEISVKDVPAAIENGLAYVSEDRKALGLNLLMDIRENTTIASLGKISKQGVLDKEKEVQIAEEYRKKMRTKTSSIYQKVSSLSGGNQQKVVLAKWLMTEPDVLFLDEPTRGIDVGAKYEIYTIIEEMAAVGKCVCIISSELPEILGMCDRIYTMNDGKFTGEVLRKDANQESLMNLMTREEEGVL, encoded by the coding sequence ATGGCGGATTATATATTGGAGATGCGGAATATCGTCAAAGAATTTTCTGGCATCCGGGCATTGAGTGATGTGAATCTGAAAATTGAGCGTGGCGAAATCCATGCCTTATGCGGCGAAAATGGTGCGGGGAAATCCACACTAATGAATGTGTTGAGCGGGTTGTATCCATACGGCAGCTATGAGGGGGACATCGTCTACAACGGTGAGACATGCAAATTCAAGGATCTGAAGGACAGCGAAAACAAAGGCATCGTCATCATCCACCAGGAGTTGGCGCTCAGCCCGTACCTGTCCGTGAGCGAAAATATTTTCCTCGGCAATGAGCAGGCGAAGCACGGCATCATCGACTGGGACCTGACGGAAAAGAAGACTACGAATCTGCTGAAGACAGTCGGTTTGAAAGTGAATCCCAATACGCTCGTTTCCCAGATTGGAGTCGGGCAGCAGCAATTGGTCGAAATCGCGAAAGCTTTCTCGAAATCGGTAAGGCTGCTGATCTTGGATGAGCCAACAGCCGCACTGAATGAGGAAGAGAGCGCCAATCTGTTGGAGCTGATCAAGGAATTCAGAAGGCAAGGCATCACTTCCATCATCATTTCCCATAAGTTGAACGAAATCGTCAATGTGGCCGACCGCATCACCATTCTGCGCGATGGAAAAACAATCGAAACGCTGGAAAAAGAAGCCATCAATGAGGAACGCATCATCCGCGGTATGGTCGGAAGGGACTTGACGAACCGTTATCCCGAGCGCCATCCGAACCTCGGCGACGTCTATTTTGAAGTGAAGGATTGGACGGTCCATCATCCGATTGATGCGCACCGCGTCATGAACGACAAAATCAACTTCAACATCCGCAAGGGCGAAATCGTCGGAATTGCGGGATTGATGGGGGCAGGCCGGACGGAATTCGCGATGAGTGTCTTCGGACATTCCTACGGCAGCAACATTTCCGGCAAAGTCTTTAAAGAAGGACAGGAGATTTCAGTCAAGGATGTGCCGGCAGCCATCGAAAACGGGCTTGCATATGTATCCGAAGACCGGAAAGCGCTGGGATTGAACCTCCTGATGGATATCCGTGAGAACACGACAATCGCAAGTTTAGGGAAAATCAGCAAGCAGGGCGTATTGGACAAAGAAAAGGAAGTCCAAATAGCCGAGGAATACCGCAAAAAAATGCGGACGAAGACGAGCTCCATTTACCAAAAAGTCAGCAGTCTCAGCGGGGGGAACCAGCAGAAGGTTGTCCTGGCCAAATGGCTGATGACGGAACCGGACGTCCTGTTCCTGGATGAACCGACACGCGGAATCGACGTCGGCGCCAAATACGAAATCTACACGATCATCGAAGAGATGGCGGCTGTAGGCAAATGCGTCTGCATCATCTCGTCCGAATTGCCTGAGATATTGGGGATGTGCGATCGTATCTACACAATGAATGACGGTAAATTCACAGGTGAGGTTTTACGGAAAGACGCAAACCAAGAATCGCTGATGAATCTAATGACTAGGGAAGAAGAGGGTGTGTTATAG
- the mmsB gene encoding multiple monosaccharide ABC transporter permease, translating into METTNGVKKEKQTLDLKTKALDIFSKYSMVIILIGLLLAFQLMTDGIFWRPLNITNIVLQNSHILVLAAGMLLVVLLGHVDLSVGSVMAFVGAISGILMVNWNVSPWLAVPICIVIGAIIGAWQGFWVAYFGIPAFIVTLAGLLMFRGLTQVVLGGQSLAPFPEIFQKISTGYLPDLTDGSVHLLTMILGVLIAAALVFGQWRTREKRKNNLFEVESMNMFMLKAVMTAVVMIGVTYIFASYQGYPVILVILGVIVAAYAFLTNKTVAGRQIYATGGNRKAAELSGIKTKKITFWVFVNMGAMAALAGLILAARLNAATPQAGTSMELDAMAAVYFGGASTSGGIGTIVGTIVGGLVMGVLNNGMSILGVGVDWQQAIKGLILLLAVVLDIYNKKKKAA; encoded by the coding sequence ATGGAAACGACGAACGGCGTAAAAAAGGAAAAGCAAACATTGGATCTAAAAACAAAGGCGCTTGATATTTTCAGCAAATACAGTATGGTAATCATTTTAATTGGCTTGCTGCTAGCCTTTCAGCTCATGACGGACGGCATCTTCTGGCGACCGCTGAACATCACGAACATCGTGCTGCAGAACAGCCATATCCTGGTTCTGGCCGCGGGCATGCTGTTGGTGGTCCTGCTGGGCCATGTCGACTTATCTGTTGGTTCCGTGATGGCTTTCGTGGGTGCCATTTCCGGCATTTTGATGGTGAACTGGAACGTCAGCCCTTGGTTGGCGGTGCCGATCTGCATCGTGATCGGAGCGATCATCGGCGCTTGGCAGGGTTTCTGGGTAGCCTACTTCGGCATCCCGGCTTTCATCGTCACGTTGGCGGGCTTGTTGATGTTCCGTGGACTGACGCAGGTCGTGTTGGGCGGGCAATCATTGGCGCCTTTCCCGGAAATATTCCAAAAAATCTCTACAGGCTACCTGCCTGATCTGACTGATGGCAGTGTGCATCTGCTGACGATGATCCTGGGTGTCCTTATTGCCGCAGCACTTGTTTTCGGACAATGGCGCACACGCGAAAAACGCAAGAACAATCTGTTCGAAGTTGAATCAATGAATATGTTCATGTTGAAAGCGGTCATGACAGCAGTGGTGATGATCGGGGTTACTTACATCTTCGCCTCTTACCAAGGCTATCCTGTCATTCTGGTAATCTTGGGAGTCATCGTGGCAGCCTATGCTTTCTTGACGAACAAGACAGTTGCGGGACGCCAAATCTACGCAACCGGCGGAAACCGTAAAGCGGCGGAATTGTCCGGTATCAAAACGAAAAAAATCACTTTCTGGGTATTCGTGAACATGGGCGCGATGGCTGCGTTGGCTGGTTTGATCTTGGCAGCGCGTCTGAATGCGGCCACACCGCAAGCAGGTACTTCCATGGAGTTGGATGCGATGGCAGCCGTATACTTCGGCGGAGCCTCAACTTCAGGCGGGATCGGCACCATCGTGGGCACGATCGTCGGCGGTTTGGTTATGGGTGTCTTGAATAACGGGATGTCCATTCTCGGTGTCGGTGTCGACTGGCAGCAAGCGATCAAAGGTTTGATTCTGTTGCTGGCCGTCGTATTGGATATCTACAACAAGAAAAAGAAAGCAGCATAA
- a CDS encoding PTS sugar transporter subunit IIB — protein sequence MTEQKTALLICTAGITTGLLVKNVQNAADERGLDIHVYSAPAIIAEQAIQSQAIDALMIGPQSKYEIARLKDFLTYKAVPYKLISKENYEILDGEAVLEEIIALIGK from the coding sequence ATGACCGAACAAAAGACAGCCTTATTGATTTGTACGGCAGGCATCACGACCGGCTTGCTGGTGAAGAATGTGCAGAACGCGGCGGATGAAAGGGGACTGGACATCCATGTCTACTCCGCGCCGGCGATCATCGCGGAGCAGGCGATCCAAAGCCAAGCAATCGATGCCCTGATGATCGGCCCGCAATCCAAATACGAAATCGCACGACTGAAAGATTTCCTGACCTATAAGGCAGTGCCCTACAAGCTGATCTCAAAGGAAAATTATGAGATCCTGGACGGTGAAGCTGTTCTGGAGGAAATCATTGCGTTGATCGGGAAATAA
- a CDS encoding VOC family protein — protein MTTANIMLYVADVEANADFWKQYLDFKEVDRYDFGDSISIVLAVSPMCNLQLFNIDFIRKNSPEVASNKPSLLFDISDFDGLYARFKENNETVGEIIEMGGARTFNFPDRDGNYYAVRETTE, from the coding sequence ATGACCACAGCGAATATCATGCTTTATGTAGCGGACGTGGAGGCGAATGCCGATTTTTGGAAACAGTATCTCGATTTCAAGGAGGTCGACCGTTATGACTTTGGGGATTCCATCAGCATTGTGCTGGCGGTGAGCCCTATGTGCAACCTTCAGCTTTTCAATATCGATTTCATCAGAAAGAATTCACCGGAAGTGGCCTCCAACAAGCCTTCCTTATTATTCGACATCTCTGATTTCGATGGACTGTACGCGCGCTTCAAGGAAAACAACGAGACGGTCGGCGAAATCATCGAAATGGGCGGCGCCAGAACCTTCAACTTCCCCGACAGGGACGGCAACTACTACGCCGTCCGGGAAACGACTGAATAA
- a CDS encoding CBS domain-containing protein, giving the protein MKSSNEAFLDYFNDIESFFNKEYKPNRGKSYYSFYELVENAARYDSFVKRKRDDFQILGDLRNFLSHGNQSDLVLVNEESLNLIKAVHEQLLKPKTAFDIRSGDVKFFKETTPLPVVLETIRNTDLTQFPIKNGQGKVVGLLTENGITHWLSQHAHEASISIKGVLARDILVLDENKNNFAFIKKDATIYEAEAQFDNQKIDALLVTHSGKNTENLLGIITRFDLVEV; this is encoded by the coding sequence TTGAAGAGCAGCAACGAAGCATTCCTGGATTATTTCAATGACATCGAGAGTTTTTTCAACAAGGAATACAAGCCCAACCGCGGAAAATCCTATTACAGCTTTTATGAGTTGGTGGAGAATGCCGCGCGCTATGACAGTTTTGTGAAAAGGAAACGGGATGACTTTCAGATATTGGGGGATCTGCGCAATTTTCTGAGCCACGGTAACCAAAGCGATCTGGTGCTCGTCAACGAGGAGTCCTTGAATCTGATCAAGGCGGTCCATGAACAACTGTTGAAACCGAAGACGGCTTTCGACATCAGATCGGGTGATGTGAAATTCTTCAAAGAAACGACGCCTTTGCCGGTGGTCCTGGAGACAATCCGGAATACCGATTTGACGCAGTTTCCTATCAAAAACGGCCAAGGCAAGGTGGTCGGGTTGTTGACGGAGAACGGAATCACGCACTGGCTGTCGCAACATGCGCATGAGGCAAGTATTTCGATAAAGGGTGTACTTGCGCGGGATATCCTTGTGTTGGATGAGAACAAAAATAATTTTGCCTTCATCAAGAAGGATGCGACCATCTATGAAGCAGAAGCCCAGTTCGACAACCAAAAGATCGATGCGCTGCTGGTGACGCACAGCGGCAAAAATACGGAGAACCTGCTCGGCATCATTACGCGCTTTGACTTGGTGGAAGTGTAG